The window TCTAAAATTTTATCATACACTTTTAGGGCTTCTGGATATTCATCTAAGTGGAATCTCGCATATCCTAATTTCATTAATGTTTCAACATTATCTGGATCAATTCGTAATGCTTGCTCAAAAATTTCTATGGCATCTTCTAATTTCTCATCTGCCATGAGGTTGACTCCTTTTTTGAATAATTTTTTACGATTATAATCAATATCTACTAGACTACGTTCTTGTGGGATGGTTTCGGTGGATTTTGATTCTTCTGCCGTCTTCTTATTTTCCTTTGATTTTCTACCAAATGGTTTCTTCACAGCTCAATTATCTGTTTTATCTAGATAAATACCAACCTTAATTGAGCCTACTACTAATCCTAAATTTCTAATAGATTCATGCGATCTAAATACAGAAATACTTGAAATATACACAAACGATTGTGTCATCTCAGCCACGATTAGAGATTCAAGGACAGGCACCATTCAAGCAATCTGGTGTATATGAGGCTCAAATTGCTATTGTTGATAATAAACCGACTGATGAGCAAATTCGGACAAAACAATTTTCATCTTTGTGGCGAGGAAATTTTCATCTTAGAGTAAAAGATGGAATATTTTCTGAAACTCTAGGTTCTACTACAAACCCTCTTCCTACATCTATTACTAATCTTGACAAAGTTTGGATTGTTGTCACTGACTTGTTTTCTTCCTTACATACTGTATTTGATATTCCATTGACAAAATCTTCCACATCTGAAACAATATCTGAACCAAAAACTGAATCTGTTTCTAATCCAAAAACAATTTCTGATGGCCCTTCACCTAAACGTTCTAACCCCAAGATTTCTACATCTGGTCCTAGCGGTCCACCCGGCGACAAAGGTTCTACTGGTCCACAAGGTCCACCCGGCGACAAAGGCCCCTCTGGTCCTCCTGGTCCACAAGGTCCACCTGGAACTAAAGGCCCTGAAGGTCCACAAGGTCCACCCGGCGACAAAGGTTCTACTGGTGACAAAGGTCCACAAGGTGACAAAGGAATTTCTGGAGATAGAGGATTAACTGGCGATAAAGGGATTACTGGCGATAAAGGTGATAAAGGTGACAAAGGAATTTCAGGTCCACCCGGCGACAAAGGTGAAAAAGGTGCAACTGGTCCAATTGGCGACAAAGGCCCTAGTGGATTAAAAGGTCCAATTGGCGACAAAGGTGAAAAAGGTCCGACAGGACCTGTTGGTGAAAAAGGTGCAGGTGGATTAAGAGGTGTCCCTGGTGAAAAAGGCGACAAAGGTCCGCAAGGTGTTCCTGGTGATAAAGGATTAACTGGTCCGACTGGTCCCCCCGGTGAAAAAGGACCTACTGGATTATCTGGTGTTCAAGGTGAAAAAGGCATTCAAGGAGGTCCCGGTCCAATTGGCGACAAAGGCCCTAATGGTCCACCCGGCGACAAAGGCCCTATTGGCCCTCCCGGTCCCCATGGTGATAAAGGATTAACTGGTTCTAATGGTCCAATTGGCGACAAAGGCCCTATTGGCCCTCCCGGTCCAATTGGTGAAAAAGGAAACAAAGGAACAGAAGGTCCAATTGGTGAAAAAGGCCCACAAGGCCCACAAGGTCCAGCTGGCTCTAAAGGATTAACTGGAGTACCTGGCCCACAAGGTGAAAAAGGTGAAAAAGGCCCTAATGGTCCAATTGGTGAAAAAGGACAAACTGGTCCACTTGGCGCTCCCGGCGACAAAGGCCCACAAGGCCCACAAGGCTCACAAGGAGAACGAGGAACAACTGGTCCTTCTGGTGAAAAAGGCCCACAAGGCCCACAAGGAATCCAAGGCCCACAAGGAGAACGAGGTCCAACTGGTCCAATTGGTTCTATTGGCGAGCAAGGCCCTGTAGGCGGTCAAGGCCCTGTAGGTCCTCCTGGTCCTAG is drawn from Nitrosopumilus sp. and contains these coding sequences:
- a CDS encoding collagen-like protein; translation: MKYTQTIVSSQPRLEIQGQAPFKQSGVYEAQIAIVDNKPTDEQIRTKQFSSLWRGNFHLRVKDGIFSETLGSTTNPLPTSITNLDKVWIVVTDLFSSLHTVFDIPLTKSSTSETISEPKTESVSNPKTISDGPSPKRSNPKISTSGPSGPPGDKGSTGPQGPPGDKGPSGPPGPQGPPGTKGPEGPQGPPGDKGSTGDKGPQGDKGISGDRGLTGDKGITGDKGDKGDKGISGPPGDKGEKGATGPIGDKGPSGLKGPIGDKGEKGPTGPVGEKGAGGLRGVPGEKGDKGPQGVPGDKGLTGPTGPPGEKGPTGLSGVQGEKGIQGGPGPIGDKGPNGPPGDKGPIGPPGPHGDKGLTGSNGPIGDKGPIGPPGPIGEKGNKGTEGPIGEKGPQGPQGPAGSKGLTGVPGPQGEKGEKGPNGPIGEKGQTGPLGAPGDKGPQGPQGSQGERGTTGPSGEKGPQGPQGIQGPQGERGPTGPIGSIGEQGPVGGQGPVGPPGPRGPPGPPGEKGPAGGVSSEQKALLKDLLEILTSKDIITTEEQIKLMSYLY